AGGCTCCTGGTGCACACCCAGTAAAGTGGACTATTACGGTGATTGTATGTCAAGTCAGGAAAAACTTGATGCCAAAATATTCATAGTAGTTATCTCAGGGCAAcgaaattttgtgattttttttttttatggagttttgctcttgtcgcccaggctagagtgcagtgtaatggcatgatctcagctcactgcagcctccgcctcctgggttcaaatgattctcctgcctcagcttcccaagtagctgggattacaggcatgcaccaccacatccaggtaattttgtatttttagtagagacagggtttccccatgttgttcaggctggtcttaaactcctaacctcaggtgatccgcccacctcagcctcccaaattgctgggaatacaggcatcagccactgcacccaaccgtGTGATTTTTACAATTGTTTTTTGCTTATCTGAATTTCTTAAACATATCttattgtttaataaaaataagttaaaatgttaaaagaataaatatgactCTCTGCCCACAACAGGTTGCTACTGAAAGCTGTTCAAATGCAGCCCATCATCCCTTGAGTAAACCTCTGATCCTTACGGCTGTGCCATGCACTGTTAAGCTCACTGTCTCCTTTGCAGGGACGACCATCTTTGGGATGAGCGGCTTTGTGCTGCAAAGTTAAGAATTGGGTCTGCACTGTCATCAGAACAGCAGCGGGAATTGAAACCCCGACTTCTTGCCAAAAGCTCAAAGGGAAGAAACCACTTATTCTGGTTGGTTGACTTCATCATGTTCATTAAACAACCCTCGCAGGAACTAGATACTTCCAgaataacagaattttttttttttttttttgcagttggtCACTTTCAAGTGCTATTAATAAAAGTCAGGAAAAGGAAACATAACTAGGGCAAAGAAACCACAATTCCACATGCACCTGCTTTATTCAAATGCggatttctctttcctccctctctttttcctcttctctctctctctctctctatctctctctccatctctcaccctccctctcttcccccctttctgtctctctgtcattGTGTGTCTCctgtatctctctctccctctctctctctctccctctcttcttacccctctctgtctcttgtccctgtctctgtctctctgtgtctctctctctgtctctctctctctctctccctctcacacacacacacacacagcattcaTAGTTTGCTGTACCATGGGGAGAAATGATGGTACAAAAACTAGAAACTCTGctagaaacaaagaaacagagcGCCTTTCCTGTTAATGCtctaaaggaaagaaggagagaagccGTGTTGGTTTTTGTCACAGAGTCACTTCTAAAGTCAGTATGCCCACCGTGCTTTCTCTTGAAAATGCTATCATTTTTGCACACGGTagataataaagttttattttccctGGTGCTAGGAACTGGAAAAATACTCTGAGCAAACACTatgatcaaagaaaaaaacaggtttTGCTTTACATTTATTGTAAGACCCTTATGTTAGAAGCATCTGGATAAATCTTATGAGAGATGTCTACAACTTTTTCTGTTCTACTGCTCTCCTGCTCGGTAATTATTTCTACATTATCCCATAATAACACATTGCGTTTGTACCCTTTTATGTTACCTACTTGAGAGAATCATaaaagactccatcaaaagaacTAATTAACTATgatattgtttattgttttttcttgttttacaaaTGGGTAAACTGAAGCCATGAATGTGTAAAGTAATGGGTCCCAAAGGAGATGTGAGAATATCTTACCTTGTGGAACAGGTGTATTCCAGAACAACCAAATATAAGTGAATTTCAGTTCAGCAAATCCCCTTGTAACACTGACtcccattaaaaagtcagaaatgggccaggcgcagtggctcacacctgtaatcccagcactttgagaggctgaggcaggtggatcacttgaggtcaggactttgagaccagcctggccaacatggtaacacctcatctctactaaaaatacaaaaaattagctgtgcacagtggcatatgcctgtaatcccagctacttgggaggctgaggcaggagaatcgcttgaacctgggagggggaggttgcagagagctgagatcgagccattgcactccagcctgggtgagagagtgagacgccatctcaaaaaagtcAGAAATACATTCTTATAGGAATAAAATCTTGTAACAGTGCACATTTAAAGATTTGATGAAACTCAACAAACATTGATTGACTGCCTTTACCCAGGCATGTCACTGTCCCAGGCAAGCTGAGGTTATAGGCACAAATGACTTGGCTGTCGAGGAGGTCACTATCCAGTTGAGGGGAAGGGGCTGACTGCTCCATGGCTAAATGCAGAACGGGATCAGGACAGCAGACAGGGCCAAAGAGCCTCAGGGTTAGGGAAGGTGAAGAATAGTCCCAGATGAGGCGATGGGGGGCCTTCATCAATGAAGTCATGTGGCTGGGCGTGGCgattcatccctgtaatcccagcacctggggaggccaaggaaggtgggtggatcacttgaggccaggagttcgagactagcctggccaatatagcgacacctcatctctactaaaaatacaaaaattagccgggtctggtggtgcgcacctgtagtcccagccacctggggggctgaggcaggagaattgcttgaaactaggaggcacaggttgcagtgagccaagattgcaccactgcactccagcctgggtgactgagcgagatgtcatctcaaaaaacaaacaaacaaacaaaacaaacaacaacaacaacaaaatgcagtCATCTTTGAAGAGGGATTTTGTGGTGGTCTGAAGGGTGGCCCCAAGAAGGAAATGTACATATTGTCATCCCCAGAACCTGTAAATCGGATGTGCTCAGTCCAtgtgtgctgctgtaacaaaatgccgtAGACTGGGTGATTTTCAAACAatgggaatttatttctcacagttctagaggctgggaagttcaagatcaaggcagcaGCAGACCTGGGGGCAGGTGAGGCTGCTCTCTGCTTTCACAATGTTGCCTTGTTGCAGCATCTTCCAGAGGGGAGGAACGCTGTGTCCTCCATAGCGGAGGAGGTAGAAGGAATGAACTCACCCCCGAAGACGTTTGATAAGACACTAACCAtatccatgagggcagagctctaatagcctaatcacctcctaaaggccccacctcttaatgctGTTGCATTGAGGATTCAGTTTCAGCATCAGTTTTAGAGATGACACCATCATTCAAACCACAACAGTGACATTATgagaaaaagtgatttttattGTAACTAAAATAGGGATCTTAAGATGAGGAAATCATCCTAGATTGCCCAGCATGCCCGAAATCACATGATGAGTGCCTTTACAGTAAACTTACAGGAGGCTGGGCGTgctggcccacgcctgtaatcccagcattttgagaggctgaagcaagcagatcacctaaggttaggagtttgagaccagcctggccaacatggtgaaacctcatctctactaaaaatacaaaaattagccaggtgtagtggtgctcactggtagtcccagctacttggggggctgaggcacgagaattgcttgaaccctggaggtggaggttacagtgagccaagatcccgccacagcattccagcctgggtgacagagcgaggctccatctcaaaaaaaaaaaaaaaaaaagaaaagaaacttacgGGAGGGGATGCTCCAGCAGAGGAGGAGGCCATGTGACCctgaaggcagagactgcagtgatggGGCCACAAGTCAGGAAACACCAACAGGCTGGGCcccatgactcatgcctgtaaccacagcactttgtgaggacagagcaggaggactgcttgaggccaggagtttgagaccagcctgggctacacaggcagaccctgtctctaattaaattaaaaaaaaaaaaaaaagatgaaaaaagaaacaccAGCCACCAGAAGCCGAAAGATGCAACTAACAGGTTCCCCACtagaggctccagaggaagggcCCCTCTACTGACACCGTGATCCCAGACGTCTGTCCTCCAGAGCCGGAGGAAGGGCCACTCTGCTGACACCGCGATCCCGGACGTCTGTCCTCCAGAGCCTGAGGAAGGGCCACTCTGTGACACCGCGAGCCCGGACGTCTGTCCTCCAGAGCCGGAGGAAGGGCCACTCTGTGACACCGCGAGCCCGGACGTCTGTCCTCCAGAGCCCGAGGAAGGGCCACTCTGTGACACCGCGAGCCCGGACGTCTGTCCTCCAGAGCCGGAGGAAGGGCCACTCTGTGACACCGTGAGCCCAGACGTCTGTCCTCCAGAGCTTCCGTGGCTTAGGGGAGGAGTTTATGGTTCTTTGCTTTGCAGCCCCAGGAA
The Gorilla gorilla gorilla isolate KB3781 chromosome 10, NHGRI_mGorGor1-v2.1_pri, whole genome shotgun sequence genome window above contains:
- the LOC109025071 gene encoding LOW QUALITY PROTEIN: uncharacterized protein (The sequence of the model RefSeq protein was modified relative to this genomic sequence to represent the inferred CDS: inserted 3 bases in 2 codons) — its product is MLPIKLTPKIHNSHGSSGGQTSGLTVSXEWPFLRLWRTDVRARGVTEWPFLGLWRTDVRARGVXQSGPSSGSGGQTSGLAVSQSGPSSGSGGQTSGIAVSAEWPFLRLWRTDVWDHGVSRGALPLEPLVGNLLVASFGFWWLVFLFSSFFFFFNLIRDRVCLCSPGWSQTPGLKQSSCSVLTKCCGYRHESWGPACWCFLTCGPITAVSAFRVTWPPPLLEHPLP